The window TCTGGTTCCGGGCAGCCAGGTTCCTTGCTTGTGCGGGCTGCGATCTACGGTGAAGGCGATGAAGCTTGCATCGACACCGCAATAGTTCAGCAACGTGTTGCCTTTTGCCGGCGCACCATAGCCGGCGACCATAGAGCCTTCCTCCTGTGCCTGGATCAGAAAGCGCAACAGGCTGCGGCGGGTGCGGCGAATGCGATCGGTGAAGGCTAGGTAGGTCTCTGTCTGGTTCAGGCCGGCTGCGGCTTCCGCGGCGCGCAGGGCGGCCAGCGCAGGAGTTGTGCCGTAAGGCGCCATGGTCCGGCAAACCAGCAGGCGCAATGATCCTCCGTGGGTCGGCAGTGCTTTCACATCGAAAGCACGCAATCCTTGGCGGGCCAGCAAAGTCTCCACTGCCAGCAGGGAAAGGTACGAATAATGTTCATGGTAGATCGTATCGAACTGTACCTCTTCGATAAGGCGCAGCAGGTGTGGAAACTCAAAGCTGGCGACGCCTTCAGGCTTAAGCAGAATCGCAAAACCGGTAAGAAAGTCGTTCACATCCGGGACGTGCGCGAGCACGTTGTTCGCCACCATGAGGTCGGCGACAAGTCCCGCGGCCTTCATCTTCAGTGCCGTATCGCGTCCAAAGAAGGCACGAAGGGAAGGAATCCCCCGCTCGCGCTCTGCGACATCGGCGACGTTGGTTGCCGGCTCCACCCCTTGGATCCGAATGCCTGCCTGTTTGAAATATTGGAGAAGATAGCCGTCGTTGCTGGCAACTTCGACCACCATGCTGTCAGTCTTCAAAGCGAATCGTGTGATGGCTTCTTCGGCGAATGCGCGGGCATGCTTCAGCCAGGAACTGGAGTAGGAGGAAAAGTACGCATAGCTGCTGGAAAACAGCTCTTCCGGCTTCAGCTTGTGGTGCAACTGCACCAGCCAGCACCGTTCGCATACCCACGCTTGCAGCGGATAGAAGATTTCCGGACGCCCGTTATCCTCTGCCCGCCTCAGCGCGTTCGCAATCGGAGACAAGCCAAGGTCGGCAAAAGCTAGGCTGAGCGGAGTGCCGCAGCCTCGGCAGGAGCACACCCCCGGACCCTGCCGCTCGCCCTCACCCCAACCCATAGAGTCCACACTCCGCCGGATCGTTTTGCCCCGTATACCCTTTCCTTAGGAGGGCTTTGTCATCATAGGTGGTTCCAACTTAGAATCCCAGTCGAAAGCGTTGCCGGTCCGGGATGGCTTTGCCGGCCGATCATTCCGTGTTTGTCCGTGCATCGCGGCCGATCCTGGCGAAGTCAGGAAGCCATGCAGCAGGGCAAGCCCTGCTGGACCGCTTTTCTCCGGATGGAACTGCACCCCCAGGACGTTGCTCCGCTGTACTGCGGCGCACAAATGTTCACCCCCATACTTGGTTTCCGCCAGGACATCAGCGGGCTCGTCGGGAACGACGGCAAAGGAGTGCAGGAAGTAGAATGAAGTGCCTGCCGCGGTTCCG is drawn from Azospirillum lipoferum 4B and contains these coding sequences:
- a CDS encoding class I SAM-dependent methyltransferase, which encodes MGWGEGERQGPGVCSCRGCGTPLSLAFADLGLSPIANALRRAEDNGRPEIFYPLQAWVCERCWLVQLHHKLKPEELFSSSYAYFSSYSSSWLKHARAFAEEAITRFALKTDSMVVEVASNDGYLLQYFKQAGIRIQGVEPATNVADVAERERGIPSLRAFFGRDTALKMKAAGLVADLMVANNVLAHVPDVNDFLTGFAILLKPEGVASFEFPHLLRLIEEVQFDTIYHEHYSYLSLLAVETLLARQGLRAFDVKALPTHGGSLRLLVCRTMAPYGTTPALAALRAAEAAAGLNQTETYLAFTDRIRRTRRSLLRFLIQAQEEGSMVAGYGAPAKGNTLLNYCGVDASFIAFTVDRSPHKQGTWLPGTRIPVLAPNAIDVARPDYLLILPWNLADEIMEHMAHVREWGCRFVIPIPETRILA